Proteins from one Corynebacterium testudinoris genomic window:
- the selA gene encoding L-seryl-tRNA(Sec) selenium transferase produces the protein MDPRRRIPRTDDLLRLPAVVAARDVLSAPVIRSHIQAVQEAARSGDVAPEDVAEELATRLHQAQAISLTPVINATGVIIHTNIGRAPLSHAATAALTRAAGYVDVEMDLATGLRSGDRGAGAIRALLAACPGAEDALVVNNGAAALLLATTALAEGGEVIISRGELIEIGAGFRLPELIETTDVNLREVGATNRTHVADYVRAITPRTRALLKVHPSNFRMEGFTAEATVTELRAVADEHSLPLIVDLGSGLLTHDPALPEEPDVATQLAEGADVVIASGDKLLGGPQAGILLGTAAVMARLKKHPLARALRIDKLRLAALEATVNARETPVHQALHLDPDTLRARTTSLAGEVGGTVVEHDGRVGGGGAPGFPLPGWAVELPAELAQRLRTGDPVVLPRVHQGVCLIDLRCVPATLDREVAAAIRRAQGAG, from the coding sequence ATGGATCCCCGCCGTCGAATCCCCCGGACCGACGATCTGCTCCGGCTTCCGGCGGTCGTGGCGGCGAGGGACGTGTTGTCAGCGCCGGTGATTCGTTCCCACATCCAGGCCGTCCAGGAGGCAGCCCGCTCCGGTGACGTCGCCCCGGAGGATGTGGCCGAGGAACTTGCTACCCGGCTGCACCAGGCTCAGGCGATCTCGCTCACTCCGGTGATTAACGCCACCGGTGTCATCATCCACACCAACATCGGTCGCGCGCCGCTGTCCCATGCCGCCACCGCGGCGCTCACCAGGGCGGCCGGCTATGTCGACGTGGAGATGGACTTGGCCACGGGGTTGCGTTCTGGCGATCGTGGCGCCGGGGCCATCCGTGCGCTCCTGGCTGCCTGCCCCGGCGCGGAGGACGCGCTCGTGGTCAACAATGGGGCCGCGGCCCTGCTCCTCGCGACGACGGCGCTGGCCGAAGGTGGCGAAGTGATCATCAGCCGCGGCGAGCTCATCGAGATCGGGGCGGGTTTCCGTTTGCCAGAGCTCATCGAGACCACGGACGTTAACCTCCGCGAGGTGGGCGCAACCAATCGCACCCACGTGGCGGATTACGTCCGCGCGATCACTCCCCGCACTCGTGCGTTGCTCAAGGTGCATCCGTCGAACTTCCGCATGGAGGGGTTCACCGCTGAGGCCACGGTCACCGAGCTTCGCGCCGTGGCGGACGAGCACAGCCTTCCGCTCATCGTTGACCTTGGCTCCGGCCTGCTCACCCATGATCCCGCGCTGCCGGAGGAACCGGATGTGGCGACCCAGCTCGCCGAGGGCGCGGACGTCGTCATCGCGTCCGGCGATAAGCTCCTCGGCGGGCCACAGGCGGGCATTCTTTTGGGTACCGCGGCGGTCATGGCGCGGCTGAAGAAGCATCCCTTGGCGCGGGCGCTGCGCATTGATAAGTTGCGGCTCGCGGCGCTCGAGGCCACGGTTAATGCTCGGGAAACTCCGGTGCACCAGGCCCTTCACCTGGACCCCGACACTCTTCGCGCGCGGACGACGTCCCTGGCCGGTGAGGTCGGCGGCACGGTCGTCGAGCATGATGGCCGCGTCGGCGGGGGAGGGGCACCCGGATTTCCGCTGCCCGGTTGGGCCGTCGAGCTGCCCGCTGAGCTAGCCCAGCGGCTCCGCACGGGCGATCCGGTCGTTCTGCCCCGGGTGCACCAGGGCGTGTGCCTCATCGACCTGCGTTGCGTGCCCGCCACCCTTGATCGCGAGGTCGCGGCGGCGATCCGGCGCGCGCAGGGAGCGGGATAA
- the nrfD gene encoding NrfD/PsrC family molybdoenzyme membrane anchor subunit has protein sequence MTSRFDSYRDPVEPRRRGSGGGRKKKRHGAGAMDGSREERMVPDMQFESYYGKPVVKAPPWEWPIGTYLFLGGVAGGSALLGAGAQLSNRPILRRNSRLAAFTAASVGSLALIADLGRPERLLHMFRVFKLSSPMNVGSWILASFSTLAAVSAAAEADDLTGRRLPLPQVARTVTHQAAAPTAGLIAGALGAPLAVYTAVLFGDTSNPAWNSAKFHLPFLFVSSASAASGGLGMLTTPVAEAGPARALAVVGAACDVAATKAMHAQIDEISMEPYEHGTAGKLLHWAERLVIAGGLGALIGGGNRKIAAASGAALLAGSALTRFGVLEAGLHSVTDPKYVIEPQKRRLEDRVNAGDTGEGITTAG, from the coding sequence GTGACCAGTCGTTTTGATAGCTACCGCGATCCCGTGGAGCCTCGCCGCCGTGGTTCCGGCGGTGGGCGGAAGAAGAAGCGCCATGGTGCCGGCGCAATGGATGGCTCCCGTGAGGAGCGCATGGTCCCGGATATGCAGTTCGAGTCCTACTACGGCAAGCCGGTGGTCAAAGCCCCGCCGTGGGAATGGCCGATTGGCACCTATCTGTTCCTGGGTGGCGTGGCGGGTGGCTCGGCACTATTGGGGGCGGGCGCCCAGCTAAGCAACCGTCCAATTCTGCGGCGCAATAGCCGACTGGCTGCCTTCACCGCCGCCAGCGTCGGCTCCCTCGCCTTGATCGCGGACCTCGGACGCCCGGAGCGGCTGCTCCACATGTTCCGGGTGTTCAAGCTGTCATCGCCCATGAACGTTGGTTCCTGGATTCTGGCGAGCTTCAGCACGTTGGCCGCCGTGTCGGCTGCGGCGGAAGCTGATGATCTGACGGGCCGTCGTCTGCCGTTGCCTCAAGTAGCCCGCACGGTCACCCACCAGGCGGCAGCACCAACCGCGGGGCTCATCGCCGGGGCGCTCGGCGCGCCGTTGGCGGTCTACACCGCCGTGCTGTTTGGCGATACGTCGAACCCCGCCTGGAACTCCGCGAAGTTCCACCTCCCCTTCCTTTTTGTCAGCTCCGCCTCGGCGGCCTCGGGAGGGCTGGGAATGCTCACCACCCCCGTGGCAGAGGCGGGCCCGGCGCGTGCCCTGGCCGTTGTCGGCGCGGCCTGCGATGTCGCCGCGACGAAGGCGATGCACGCCCAGATCGATGAGATCTCGATGGAACCCTACGAGCACGGCACCGCCGGGAAGCTGCTCCACTGGGCGGAACGGCTCGTCATCGCTGGCGGCCTCGGAGCACTCATCGGCGGGGGCAACCGGAAGATCGCCGCGGCCTCCGGAGCTGCTCTCTTGGCCGGTTCGGCGCTCACCCGGTTCGGCGTGCTGGAGGCGGGGCTGCATTCGGTCACCGACCCCAAGTACGTCATCGAGCCCCAGAAGCGCCGTTTGGAAGATCGTGTCAACGCCGGTGATACCGGCGAGGGCATCACCACCGCTGGCTAG
- the fdh gene encoding formate dehydrogenase, with amino-acid sequence MSRLSPLNWPVIKQLRDGDAFGRDHNAESPKSEHMHARTSEADRVVKSVCPYCAVGCGQLVYVKDEKVIQIEGDPDSPISRGRLCPKGSASEQLVNSSSRQTEVLYRAPKSTEWQRLDPDEAMDMIAERFIESRRNGWQDTDQFGRPVNRTMAIAGLGGATLDNEENYLIKKLFTAAGAIQVENQARIUHSATVPSLGTSFGRGGATQPLQDMANADCIVIQGSNMAEAHPVGFQWVMEAKKRGARLIHVDPRFTRTSAMADRHIGIRAGSDVVLLGALISYVIENDLWFKEYVLNFTNAATLINEEFLDTEDLDGLFSGFDPETGQYDNETWEYQRETHAVRVETPTDTDQNDEHQKAAWAESAGDGGAPLDTWHFKQDPTLQDPHTVFQILRRHYSRYTPELVQETCGIPIEDFYYLAESITQNSGRDRTTCFAYALGWTQHTLGAQFIRTSAILQLLLGNMGRPGGGIMALRGHASIQGSTDIPTLFNLLPGYLPMPTVQEQSFNDYLWTVSNPNQAGFWQKGDTYAVSLLKAYFGEHATKDNDWGFNWIPKLTGAHSTYHTLQAMLRDEVEGYLVFGQNPAVAQSHGRLQRLGLSHLKWLVVRDFQLMETATFWKDSPEVKSGELVPEEVETEVFFMPAANHVEKSGTFTQTQRMLQWRFQAKQPPGESTSELKFFYDLGVRIREKLADSDDPRDLPLQNITWDYPVDEHGDPDPEAVLQEINGFHVSGDKAGQLLSSFGEMKADGSTSGGCWIYAGVFADGVNHSAKKRPGREQNELAMDWGWVWPLNRRLLYNRASADADGKPWSERKKYVWWDESQGKWVGDDVPDFPVGLRPDYKPEHTAVGPAALAGTDAFIMQADGKGWLFAPKGMVDGPLPTHYEPHESPVGNAVYEQQQSPARLTFPGADNLSKPEPGEFGSDVYPFAFSTYRLTEHYTSGAMSRALPFLAELQPELFCEVSPELAKLRGLENAGWATLISPRGAIEARVLVTDRMPAMIINGQEYHNIGLPFHFGNGPYSPVTGDGPNDLLGITLDPNVSIQASKVGACDIRAGRRPRGAARDDLITLYQVRAGLTAASGNTKVTDPVGYLETEDRLEEDIEVREGREGERA; translated from the coding sequence ATGTCCCGCCTGAGTCCGCTGAACTGGCCCGTCATTAAGCAATTGCGCGATGGTGACGCCTTTGGCCGAGATCACAATGCCGAATCGCCGAAGAGTGAGCACATGCACGCTCGCACCTCCGAGGCAGACCGCGTGGTCAAGAGCGTGTGTCCGTACTGCGCGGTGGGCTGCGGCCAGCTCGTCTACGTCAAGGATGAGAAGGTCATTCAGATCGAGGGCGATCCAGATTCGCCGATCTCCCGCGGGCGGTTATGCCCGAAGGGTTCGGCATCGGAGCAGCTGGTTAACTCTTCGTCGCGCCAGACGGAGGTGTTGTACCGCGCACCGAAGTCCACCGAGTGGCAGCGGCTCGACCCCGATGAAGCAATGGATATGATCGCCGAGCGCTTCATCGAATCCCGCCGCAACGGTTGGCAGGACACCGACCAGTTTGGTCGCCCGGTCAACCGCACCATGGCCATCGCCGGCCTGGGTGGTGCGACGCTGGACAATGAAGAAAACTACCTGATCAAGAAGCTATTTACAGCCGCCGGCGCCATTCAGGTGGAAAACCAAGCTCGTATTTGACACTCCGCCACGGTTCCTAGTTTAGGAACCTCGTTTGGCCGCGGTGGAGCGACCCAGCCACTGCAGGATATGGCGAATGCAGACTGCATCGTCATTCAGGGTTCAAACATGGCCGAGGCTCACCCCGTTGGATTCCAATGGGTGATGGAGGCCAAGAAGCGCGGAGCTCGACTCATTCACGTCGATCCGCGTTTCACCCGGACGTCAGCGATGGCGGACCGTCACATCGGTATCCGGGCCGGTAGTGATGTCGTGCTGTTGGGCGCGCTCATCAGCTATGTCATCGAAAATGATCTGTGGTTTAAGGAGTACGTCCTTAACTTCACCAACGCTGCCACGCTGATCAATGAGGAGTTCCTTGATACCGAGGACCTCGACGGGTTGTTCTCTGGTTTCGACCCGGAGACGGGCCAGTATGACAATGAGACGTGGGAGTACCAGCGGGAGACCCATGCCGTGCGGGTAGAAACGCCGACGGACACGGATCAAAATGATGAGCACCAGAAGGCCGCGTGGGCGGAGTCCGCCGGAGATGGTGGCGCGCCCCTGGATACCTGGCACTTCAAGCAGGATCCGACGTTGCAGGATCCGCACACCGTGTTCCAGATCTTGCGTCGCCATTACTCTCGCTACACCCCGGAGTTGGTGCAGGAAACCTGTGGCATTCCGATCGAGGACTTCTACTACCTCGCGGAGTCCATTACCCAAAACTCCGGTCGCGATCGGACGACGTGCTTCGCCTACGCCTTGGGCTGGACCCAGCACACGTTGGGCGCTCAGTTCATCCGTACCTCCGCGATCTTGCAGTTGCTGCTGGGCAACATGGGTCGTCCGGGCGGCGGCATCATGGCGCTGCGCGGGCATGCGTCCATCCAGGGCAGCACGGATATTCCGACCTTGTTCAATTTGCTGCCGGGCTACCTGCCCATGCCCACGGTCCAGGAGCAAAGCTTCAATGACTACTTGTGGACGGTGTCGAACCCGAACCAGGCTGGTTTCTGGCAGAAGGGCGATACCTACGCGGTGAGCCTGCTCAAGGCCTACTTCGGTGAGCATGCCACGAAGGACAATGACTGGGGTTTCAACTGGATACCCAAGCTCACGGGCGCGCACTCGACGTATCACACGCTGCAGGCGATGCTGCGTGATGAGGTTGAGGGCTACCTGGTCTTTGGCCAGAACCCTGCGGTAGCCCAGTCCCATGGGCGCCTCCAGCGCCTGGGTCTTAGCCACCTCAAGTGGCTCGTGGTGCGTGATTTCCAGCTCATGGAGACCGCCACGTTCTGGAAGGACTCCCCGGAGGTGAAATCCGGTGAGCTCGTCCCGGAGGAGGTGGAGACCGAGGTCTTCTTCATGCCTGCCGCCAACCACGTGGAAAAGTCGGGCACGTTCACTCAGACCCAGCGCATGCTGCAGTGGCGTTTCCAGGCTAAGCAGCCGCCGGGAGAATCAACCAGCGAGCTGAAGTTCTTCTATGACCTGGGCGTGCGCATCCGCGAAAAGCTCGCTGATTCGGATGATCCGCGCGACCTTCCCTTGCAGAACATCACTTGGGATTACCCGGTGGATGAGCACGGCGACCCGGACCCGGAGGCGGTGCTGCAGGAGATTAACGGTTTCCATGTCTCCGGTGACAAGGCCGGCCAGCTGCTCAGCTCTTTCGGTGAGATGAAGGCGGATGGTTCGACCTCGGGTGGCTGCTGGATTTACGCGGGTGTGTTCGCCGACGGTGTGAATCATTCGGCGAAGAAGCGTCCGGGGCGTGAGCAGAATGAGCTCGCCATGGATTGGGGTTGGGTGTGGCCGTTGAACCGGCGCCTGCTCTACAACCGTGCCTCCGCGGACGCAGACGGCAAGCCGTGGTCAGAGCGGAAGAAATACGTGTGGTGGGACGAGTCCCAGGGCAAGTGGGTCGGCGACGATGTTCCCGATTTCCCCGTTGGCCTGCGCCCGGACTACAAGCCCGAGCACACCGCCGTGGGCCCTGCGGCCTTGGCCGGAACCGACGCCTTCATCATGCAGGCGGACGGCAAGGGTTGGCTGTTTGCCCCGAAGGGCATGGTGGATGGTCCGCTGCCCACGCACTATGAGCCGCATGAGTCCCCGGTGGGCAACGCGGTTTATGAGCAGCAGCAGTCGCCGGCGCGTCTCACCTTCCCGGGCGCGGACAACTTGTCCAAGCCGGAGCCGGGTGAGTTCGGCTCGGATGTGTACCCGTTTGCCTTCTCCACGTATCGCCTGACCGAGCATTACACCTCGGGCGCGATGTCGCGGGCGTTGCCGTTTCTCGCGGAGCTGCAACCGGAGTTGTTCTGTGAGGTCTCGCCGGAGTTGGCCAAGCTGCGTGGGTTGGAAAACGCCGGGTGGGCGACGCTGATTTCTCCCCGCGGGGCGATTGAGGCTCGAGTCCTGGTCACTGACCGGATGCCGGCGATGATCATCAACGGGCAGGAGTATCACAACATCGGTTTGCCCTTCCACTTTGGCAATGGTCCGTATTCGCCGGTCACCGGTGATGGCCCCAATGATTTATTGGGCATCACCTTGGATCCGAATGTGTCCATCCAGGCGTCGAAGGTCGGCGCGTGTGATATCCGAGCTGGCCGGCGCCCCCGTGGCGCGGCGCGCGATGATCTGATCACCTTGTATCAGGTGAGGGCGGGTCTGACCGCGGCGTCGGGTAACACCAAGGTCACCGATCCGGTGGGTTATCTCGAGACCGAGGATCGCTTGGAAGAAGACATTGAGGTTCGAGAGGGACGGGAAGGAGAACGCGCATGA
- a CDS encoding NAD(P)-dependent oxidoreductase, translating to MARIIVVGGTGYAGGNIVREAAQRGHEVTALSRTAPADKTPGVTYVEVDVLDSAALAAALEGADVIVGALSPRGALEGKLEGVSKEVADFATKSGTRLGVIGGAGSLLVAPGGPTVASGEGFPAEIKPEADEMARILDDLRASDEALDWFYVSPAGSFGPWFPGEHTGTFRIGGDVLMVDAEGKSEISGADFAQAVVDEIEQPAHRRERFSVAY from the coding sequence ATGGCACGGATTATCGTTGTGGGTGGCACTGGCTACGCCGGTGGAAATATCGTTCGGGAAGCCGCGCAGCGCGGGCATGAGGTCACGGCACTGTCGCGCACCGCGCCTGCCGACAAGACACCTGGTGTCACCTATGTAGAGGTAGACGTCTTGGACTCAGCGGCCCTTGCAGCTGCCCTGGAAGGCGCTGACGTGATTGTCGGAGCTCTCTCACCGCGCGGCGCACTGGAAGGAAAGCTGGAAGGCGTCTCTAAGGAAGTCGCGGACTTTGCAACGAAGTCCGGTACCCGATTGGGAGTTATCGGCGGCGCGGGATCACTTCTCGTCGCCCCGGGCGGCCCGACCGTGGCTTCGGGTGAGGGGTTCCCGGCAGAGATCAAGCCCGAGGCCGATGAGATGGCCCGCATTCTCGATGACCTGCGTGCCTCCGACGAAGCCCTCGACTGGTTCTACGTAAGCCCGGCCGGCAGCTTCGGCCCTTGGTTTCCCGGCGAGCACACCGGTACGTTCCGCATTGGCGGGGACGTCCTCATGGTTGATGCGGAAGGCAAGAGTGAGATCTCGGGGGCGGACTTCGCCCAGGCGGTGGTCGACGAGATCGAGCAGCCGGCTCATCGCCGTGAGCGGTTCTCGGTGGCTTACTAG
- a CDS encoding GNAT family N-acetyltransferase → MPAITVVHHGQLTAKAAADGLKVWERADPGSPWSADFQWTLPELVAISHSDRLSRRDAFIAYRGDTPVGMAKVILPLLDNQHLMELQMRAAPDDIDVLDALWRGVDNLRKDTARTTVNCVALQGLTGTINWLRSHGFNRVHEEIISTLVLDDAAEPTTSSDYELVSFEGATPENLVEPMCRLRERMSTDAPIGEADVEPEVWDVDRIKAWEAKIAAGGFAVFTAVALRRATGEAVAYTTLETSLEGREFAYQDGTLVRKEDRGHGLGRAVKLENIRLLQRNYPSVSRIHTWNAVDNHWMLAINRDLGFEETDRLHSWQWRQN, encoded by the coding sequence ATGCCCGCCATCACCGTCGTCCACCATGGACAACTCACCGCCAAAGCCGCCGCCGATGGCCTTAAGGTGTGGGAGCGCGCGGATCCCGGTTCCCCGTGGAGCGCAGACTTCCAGTGGACGCTGCCGGAGCTCGTCGCGATTTCCCATAGTGACCGGCTGAGCAGGCGGGACGCCTTCATCGCCTACCGGGGTGACACCCCGGTGGGGATGGCCAAAGTGATTCTCCCCTTGTTGGACAACCAACACTTGATGGAATTGCAGATGCGGGCGGCGCCGGACGATATAGATGTGCTGGACGCGCTGTGGCGCGGCGTCGATAACCTTCGGAAAGATACGGCCCGCACGACGGTGAATTGCGTCGCGCTGCAGGGGCTCACGGGTACGATCAACTGGTTGCGCAGCCACGGATTTAACCGGGTGCATGAGGAAATTATCAGTACGTTGGTGCTGGACGATGCGGCTGAGCCCACGACCAGCAGTGACTACGAGCTAGTGAGCTTCGAAGGCGCCACGCCCGAGAATCTCGTGGAACCGATGTGCCGCCTGCGTGAGCGCATGAGCACCGATGCCCCCATCGGTGAGGCCGACGTCGAGCCTGAGGTGTGGGACGTCGACCGCATCAAAGCGTGGGAAGCGAAGATCGCGGCCGGGGGTTTCGCCGTGTTCACCGCCGTGGCGCTGCGCAGGGCAACCGGGGAGGCCGTCGCGTACACCACGCTGGAGACATCGCTGGAAGGCAGGGAATTCGCCTACCAGGATGGCACCTTGGTGCGAAAGGAAGACCGCGGCCACGGGCTCGGCCGAGCCGTCAAACTGGAGAATATCCGGCTGCTCCAGCGCAACTACCCCAGCGTGAGCAGGATCCACACGTGGAACGCGGTGGACAACCACTGGATGCTGGCCATCAACCGCGACCTGGGCTTTGAGGAGACGGATCGGCTGCACTCCTGGCAATGGCGGCAGAATTGA
- a CDS encoding 4Fe-4S dicluster domain-containing protein, which produces MTTTNTNDLTESPLHVGYAPGARKAFFTDTSVCIGCKACEVACKEWNRNPVEGYELSGNSYDNTGSLGADTWRHVAFIEQDEERIDIARESGRQLIGLGMPSMAPPAEEARSDHPDTPDFRWLMSSDVCKHCTNAGCLDVCPTGALFRTEFGTVVVQDDVCNGCGTCVAGCPFGVIERRPDGGVVKKDTREGPDFTEGVQAPAKNVGVAQKCTLCYDRLKDGLQPACQKACPTESIQFGDYEEMLARARERVAQLHAQGRTEARLYGANSHDGVGGTGSIFLLLDAPEVYGLPPDPRVPTADLPAMAKKAAIAAAGMMVAVVGSFVIGGRK; this is translated from the coding sequence ATGACGACGACTAACACCAACGATCTGACGGAGTCGCCCTTGCACGTGGGCTACGCCCCGGGCGCGAGGAAAGCGTTCTTCACCGACACCTCGGTGTGCATCGGTTGTAAGGCCTGCGAGGTCGCGTGCAAGGAGTGGAACCGCAACCCGGTTGAGGGCTATGAGTTGTCGGGTAATTCCTACGACAACACTGGTTCCTTGGGTGCGGATACCTGGCGGCATGTTGCCTTCATCGAGCAGGACGAAGAGCGCATTGATATTGCCCGCGAGTCGGGGCGCCAGCTCATCGGGTTGGGGATGCCGTCCATGGCGCCCCCGGCCGAGGAGGCTCGAAGCGATCACCCCGATACGCCCGATTTCCGCTGGCTCATGTCGTCGGATGTGTGCAAGCACTGCACCAACGCTGGTTGCCTCGATGTCTGCCCGACGGGCGCGCTGTTCCGCACGGAGTTTGGCACCGTCGTGGTCCAGGATGATGTGTGCAACGGCTGCGGAACCTGCGTCGCCGGGTGTCCCTTCGGCGTCATTGAGCGTCGCCCCGACGGGGGAGTGGTGAAGAAGGACACCCGCGAGGGGCCCGATTTCACGGAGGGTGTGCAGGCCCCGGCGAAAAACGTCGGCGTCGCGCAGAAGTGCACCCTGTGTTATGACCGCCTCAAGGATGGACTCCAGCCGGCGTGCCAGAAGGCCTGCCCGACGGAGTCGATTCAGTTCGGTGATTACGAGGAAATGCTGGCCCGCGCCCGTGAGCGGGTCGCTCAGCTCCACGCGCAGGGTCGCACCGAGGCGCGCCTGTACGGCGCGAACTCCCACGATGGTGTCGGTGGCACCGGTTCCATCTTCTTGCTTCTCGACGCCCCCGAGGTCTACGGTCTGCCGCCCGATCCGCGGGTTCCTACCGCGGATCTTCCCGCGATGGCGAAGAAGGCCGCGATTGCCGCGGCGGGAATGATGGTTGCCGTGGTCGGCTCGTTTGTCATCGGAGGACGCAAGTGA
- a CDS encoding PIG-L deacetylase family protein: MTTTPEILPDLDTSDIARVLIVVAHPDDAEYGLSCAVDQWTRAGVEVAYLLLTHGEAGIRSLDPAECGPLRAEEQRRACEAVGVSDLTLLDHPDGQMVYGLDLRRDIARRIREFRPDTVITANFELEAYGTFNQADHRAVGLATVDAVRDADNPWIFSDPDLEAWKVTRLLIVNAGEPTHRMLIDAAAVQAGIASLSSHVRYLEELPNHPKPDVFIPKMLEQPDGQPAVQFRVFDPV; encoded by the coding sequence ATGACAACGACACCTGAGATTCTCCCTGACCTTGATACCTCCGACATCGCCCGAGTCCTCATCGTTGTCGCCCACCCCGACGATGCAGAATATGGACTGTCGTGCGCGGTCGACCAGTGGACCCGCGCCGGGGTAGAGGTGGCGTACCTGCTGCTCACCCACGGTGAAGCGGGGATTCGTTCCCTCGACCCGGCTGAGTGTGGCCCGCTGCGCGCCGAGGAACAGCGCCGCGCCTGCGAGGCCGTTGGCGTGAGTGATTTGACGCTGCTCGATCATCCTGATGGGCAGATGGTGTATGGCCTGGATCTGCGCCGCGACATCGCCCGTCGCATCCGCGAGTTCCGCCCCGATACCGTCATCACCGCGAACTTTGAGCTAGAGGCCTATGGCACGTTCAACCAGGCCGACCATCGCGCGGTGGGGCTGGCCACGGTGGATGCCGTCCGCGACGCCGACAATCCGTGGATCTTCAGCGATCCCGATCTGGAAGCCTGGAAGGTCACGCGCTTGCTCATCGTCAATGCTGGCGAACCCACCCACAGGATGCTTATCGACGCCGCGGCAGTCCAGGCAGGCATCGCCTCCCTGTCCAGCCACGTGCGATACCTGGAGGAGCTGCCCAATCACCCCAAGCCGGACGTGTTCATCCCGAAGATGCTGGAGCAGCCGGATGGCCAGCCGGCCGTGCAGTTCCGGGTTTTCGACCCGGTGTAG
- the selD gene encoding selenide, water dikinase SelD, producing MTPDIKLTGFAAGGGCACKIPPGELEEAVRGLTGVSDENVLVGLDDGDDAAAVRIADDIAVISTADFFTPVVNSAYDWGRIAAANALSDVYAMGGRPVTAINLLCWPREKLPMELLTEVLRGGMDIANEAGAPVTGGHSIDGPEPVYGMAVTGIADPAHLMRNDAATAGLPITLTKPIGVGLLNNRHKNTGEVFPAAIETMTALNREASQAAVAAGAKAATDVTGFGLLGHLYKMMRASGVAAIIDHATVPHVDGADEALRDGFISGGSRRNLDWVRPHLRADGISEEDLIMLADAQTSGGLLVIGEVPGYPVIGETIAGPAGTVTVR from the coding sequence ATGACACCTGACATCAAGCTCACTGGATTCGCCGCCGGTGGAGGTTGCGCCTGCAAGATTCCCCCGGGAGAACTCGAAGAGGCCGTCCGCGGGCTGACCGGCGTCAGCGACGAAAACGTCCTCGTGGGCCTCGATGACGGCGACGATGCCGCGGCTGTCCGCATCGCCGACGACATCGCGGTCATCTCCACCGCCGACTTTTTCACCCCGGTGGTCAATTCCGCCTACGACTGGGGCCGCATCGCTGCCGCCAACGCCCTCTCTGATGTGTATGCCATGGGTGGGCGCCCGGTCACGGCCATCAACTTGCTGTGCTGGCCGCGCGAGAAACTGCCGATGGAGTTGCTCACCGAGGTGCTGCGCGGCGGCATGGACATCGCCAACGAAGCCGGAGCGCCCGTCACGGGTGGCCACTCCATCGACGGACCCGAGCCCGTCTACGGCATGGCGGTCACCGGCATCGCCGACCCGGCCCACCTCATGCGCAATGATGCGGCCACCGCTGGCCTCCCCATCACCCTCACCAAACCGATCGGTGTGGGGTTGCTCAACAACCGCCACAAGAACACCGGGGAGGTGTTCCCCGCAGCGATCGAGACGATGACAGCACTTAACCGCGAGGCCTCGCAGGCCGCCGTGGCCGCCGGTGCAAAAGCGGCGACCGACGTCACCGGGTTTGGCCTGCTCGGTCACTTGTACAAGATGATGCGGGCCTCCGGCGTCGCCGCGATCATTGATCACGCGACCGTCCCCCACGTCGACGGCGCCGACGAAGCGCTGCGCGACGGGTTCATCTCCGGCGGCTCGCGCCGCAACCTCGACTGGGTCCGCCCACACCTGCGCGCGGACGGCATCAGCGAGGAGGACCTCATCATGCTTGCCGACGCCCAGACGTCCGGAGGTCTCCTCGTCATCGGCGAGGTCCCCGGGTATCCGGTCATCGGCGAGACCATTGCGGGTCCCGCCGGGACCGTCACCGTGCGCTAG